A single genomic interval of Gemmatimonas aurantiaca harbors:
- a CDS encoding metal-dependent hydrolase has product MDNVTHALAGMLMADATTSLVAARSGTTVPDRFRRAAVVVGIAAAELPDLDVFYAGSILRMGPLGYLLHHRGHTHTIVWTVIGALLLWAGGRWWFTRGAVDHDRRWFTAHGSRALLGLALVGALSHLALDFTNSYGVHPFWPFDDRWYYGDAVFIVEPWLWVVAIPALLWRPRATAGRVILTLLLLVILAAAWRLGEVARAVAMTLSICAVVWLFVQRGLSNAARTASGIGAWLMVTMLFFVASHAAEALVAKAVDRTTPGALADVVLTPAVGDPTCWSAMAVSTDGLSYRLSTGVIAPYPRVRTVSDCQQAYPSARLQADALQALSESSPVVPFDSSTSVRWNRTWVKARSEFTGLANERCEVMGALRFMRTPVWTVTPDGTLQMSDARYGVGGGFASMTLRGSPLDCTLTHAWVPPWVPPRRDMLLVD; this is encoded by the coding sequence TTGGACAACGTCACCCACGCCCTGGCCGGCATGCTCATGGCCGACGCCACCACTTCGCTGGTGGCGGCACGCAGCGGTACCACCGTTCCAGACAGATTCCGGCGTGCCGCCGTGGTGGTGGGAATCGCGGCGGCGGAACTGCCCGATCTCGATGTGTTCTACGCCGGGTCGATCCTGCGCATGGGGCCACTCGGCTACCTGCTGCACCACCGGGGGCACACCCACACCATCGTCTGGACGGTCATCGGGGCGCTGCTGCTGTGGGCCGGCGGACGCTGGTGGTTCACACGCGGCGCGGTCGACCATGACCGCCGCTGGTTCACGGCGCATGGCTCCCGGGCGCTGCTGGGGCTGGCTCTGGTGGGCGCACTCTCCCATCTGGCGCTCGATTTCACGAACAGCTACGGCGTACACCCTTTCTGGCCGTTCGATGATCGCTGGTACTACGGTGATGCCGTGTTCATCGTCGAACCCTGGTTGTGGGTGGTGGCGATTCCGGCGCTTCTCTGGCGACCACGGGCCACAGCGGGACGGGTCATCCTGACGCTGCTACTGCTCGTCATTCTGGCCGCCGCCTGGCGCCTCGGTGAAGTGGCCCGTGCGGTGGCCATGACACTCAGCATCTGTGCCGTGGTCTGGTTGTTCGTGCAGCGCGGATTGTCGAATGCCGCGCGCACGGCCAGCGGTATCGGCGCATGGCTCATGGTGACGATGCTGTTCTTCGTGGCCTCCCATGCCGCGGAAGCCCTTGTGGCGAAGGCGGTGGATCGTACGACACCGGGAGCGCTTGCCGATGTCGTGCTCACGCCCGCGGTGGGCGATCCGACCTGCTGGTCGGCGATGGCCGTGTCCACCGATGGTCTGTCCTATCGGCTGAGCACCGGGGTGATCGCGCCGTACCCGCGGGTGCGCACGGTGTCCGACTGCCAGCAGGCGTATCCCAGTGCACGATTGCAGGCCGATGCGCTGCAGGCGCTGTCCGAATCGTCACCGGTGGTCCCGTTCGATTCCAGCACATCGGTGCGATGGAACCGCACGTGGGTGAAGGCGCGATCGGAGTTCACGGGGCTCGCGAACGAACGCTGTGAAGTCATGGGCGCGCTGCGTTTCATGCGCACGCCCGTATGGACCGTCACACCCGATGGCACCCTGCAGATGTCCGATGCGCGCTACGGCGTTGGCGGTGGTTTTGCCAGCATGACGTTGCGCGGGAGTCCACTCGACTGCACACTCACCCATGCCTGGGTGCCGCCCTGGGTACCACCGCGTCGTGATATGCTGCTGGTCGACTGA
- a CDS encoding Trm112 family protein, whose translation MTLSPQLLEILVCPKSKAPLEYHAGPPEVLVCRESRLVYRVEDGVPVMLIEEAEPLDESRYPARDG comes from the coding sequence ATGACTCTCTCTCCGCAGTTGCTCGAGATTCTCGTCTGTCCCAAGAGCAAGGCTCCGTTGGAGTATCATGCCGGTCCTCCCGAGGTGCTGGTGTGCCGCGAGAGTCGCCTCGTGTATCGCGTGGAAGACGGCGTGCCGGTGATGCTGATCGAAGAAGCCGAACCGCTCGACGAGAGCCGCTACCCCGCGCGCGATGGCTGA
- the mog gene encoding molybdopterin adenylyltransferase, with protein MITLGIVTISDRASRGVYDDKSGPAIREVYARWLTTPWQDEYRLVPDEQPAIEAALRELADEVGCPLIVTTGGTGPAPRDVTPEATMAVCDRILPGFGEQMRAVSLQSVPTAILSRQLAGSRGKSLIINLPGKPAAIEECLRAIWPAVPYCIELLGGPHLAFSDAAPRHHRPSSASSPQLSTP; from the coding sequence ATGATCACCCTCGGCATCGTCACGATCTCCGACCGCGCCAGCCGCGGTGTGTACGACGACAAGTCGGGCCCCGCCATTCGCGAGGTGTATGCGCGCTGGCTGACGACGCCATGGCAGGATGAGTACCGCCTCGTACCCGATGAACAGCCCGCCATCGAAGCCGCGCTGCGTGAACTGGCCGATGAAGTCGGTTGTCCGCTGATCGTCACCACCGGCGGCACGGGGCCGGCTCCGCGGGATGTCACGCCGGAGGCGACCATGGCCGTCTGCGATCGTATTCTGCCCGGGTTCGGCGAACAGATGCGCGCCGTGTCGCTGCAATCGGTGCCCACTGCCATTCTCTCGCGACAGCTTGCCGGCTCGCGCGGGAAGTCGCTCATCATCAATCTTCCCGGCAAGCCCGCGGCCATCGAAGAGTGTCTGCGGGCCATCTGGCCGGCCGTTCCCTACTGCATCGAGCTGCTCGGTGGACCGCATCTCGCGTTCAGCGACGCGGCTCCCCGTCATCACCGGCCGTCCTCCGCGTCTTCACCGCAATTGTCCACCCCATGA
- a CDS encoding cystathionine gamma-lyase, translated as MTDWHKATHVVRAGLPDATPGTPYLPGPVFAAPYHAPGDPALSPYTYARFDNPTWKAYETALASLEGGPCVLFPSGMAATAAVLATMVPPGSTMVMAAECYYTTRVLATQEFAGAWCAAQGITVILAPTHGDGIVQAIEAANAPLAMVWLESPTNPQLDVCDIAAIAAHAHARGALVVVDNTTATPLLQQPLALGADVCVVSDTKAMTGHADVLLGHAAVRDAAHAEALRTWRTRMGVIPGPMEVWLAHRSLGTLHVRLMQQCRTAQIVAEFLTERAASGPTVRNVRYPGLPGDRSHAIAAGQMSHFGGVISFELPDAAAATKFFATSRLVYEATSFGGLHTSAERRARWGGDAVGEGFIRLSVGLEDVNDLVRDLAQALDAI; from the coding sequence ATGACTGACTGGCACAAGGCCACACACGTCGTGCGGGCCGGTCTTCCGGACGCCACGCCCGGCACACCATACCTGCCCGGACCGGTGTTCGCCGCGCCGTACCATGCGCCCGGCGATCCCGCGTTGTCGCCCTACACGTACGCGCGTTTCGACAATCCCACGTGGAAGGCGTACGAAACCGCGCTGGCGTCGCTCGAAGGCGGTCCCTGTGTGCTGTTCCCGAGTGGCATGGCGGCCACGGCGGCGGTCCTGGCGACGATGGTCCCGCCCGGATCGACCATGGTGATGGCGGCGGAGTGTTATTACACCACGCGGGTGCTCGCCACGCAGGAGTTTGCCGGGGCATGGTGTGCCGCGCAGGGGATCACCGTGATCCTCGCCCCCACACATGGTGACGGTATCGTGCAGGCCATCGAGGCCGCGAACGCGCCCCTGGCGATGGTGTGGCTGGAATCGCCCACCAATCCGCAACTCGACGTGTGCGATATCGCGGCGATCGCGGCGCATGCCCATGCGCGCGGCGCGCTGGTGGTGGTGGACAACACCACGGCCACACCGCTGCTCCAGCAGCCGCTCGCGTTGGGGGCGGACGTGTGTGTGGTGTCCGATACCAAGGCGATGACGGGGCACGCCGATGTGCTGCTCGGGCACGCCGCCGTTCGCGATGCCGCACATGCCGAGGCGTTGCGCACCTGGCGCACCCGCATGGGAGTGATTCCGGGACCGATGGAAGTGTGGCTCGCGCATCGCTCGCTGGGCACGTTGCATGTGCGGTTGATGCAGCAGTGTCGTACCGCGCAGATCGTCGCGGAGTTTCTCACCGAACGCGCGGCCTCGGGCCCGACGGTGCGGAACGTCCGCTATCCGGGATTGCCGGGTGACCGTTCGCACGCGATTGCCGCCGGACAGATGTCGCACTTCGGTGGGGTGATCAGTTTCGAACTCCCCGATGCCGCCGCGGCGACGAAGTTTTTTGCGACCTCCCGCCTGGTGTACGAGGCCACGAGTTTTGGCGGGTTGCATACCAGTGCCGAACGTCGGGCGCGCTGGGGTGGTGACGCCGTGGGTGAAGGATTCATCCGACTCAGCGTCGGACTGGAAGACGTGAACGATCTGGTGCGCGATCTCGCGCAGGCACTCGATGCGATCTGA
- a CDS encoding dipeptidase: MTAANATANPTRGRTWVRVGIGVVVLLAAALVIFHTVVPRVVDSRMNSVVSTTIPAVPPEAAALHRTLFVADMHADELLWGRDPLVRVSRGHVDVPRLQEGHVALQVFSAVTKTPRGMNYDHNTGETDNIALLALAQRWPAETRTSLRARALYQADRLHDAALRSRGALTVITSRDSLAAFAERRRGDPAQVGALLAIEGLHALDGKLESVDVLYGAGYRMMGLVHFFDNEVAGSAHGVTHGGLTPLGRQVIQRMEALGIIVDLAHSSPQTITETLAMATRPVVVSHTGVAATCAGPRNLTDDQLRAIAANGGLIGIGYWDGAVCEPTVANIVKAIQHAVSVMGVQHVALGSDFDGAIRAPFDTRGVVLITAGLLEAGMPAADVALVMGRNTLDFLLRNLPPAR, from the coding sequence ATGACCGCTGCGAACGCAACCGCAAACCCGACCAGAGGCCGCACCTGGGTGCGGGTCGGGATCGGCGTGGTGGTGCTGCTCGCCGCGGCGCTGGTGATCTTTCACACCGTGGTGCCGCGGGTGGTGGACAGCCGGATGAACAGCGTGGTGAGCACCACGATTCCAGCGGTTCCGCCGGAAGCCGCGGCGCTGCACCGCACGTTGTTCGTGGCCGACATGCACGCCGACGAACTGCTCTGGGGGCGCGATCCGCTCGTGCGGGTGTCGCGTGGCCATGTCGATGTGCCGCGTCTGCAGGAAGGGCATGTCGCGTTGCAGGTCTTCAGCGCCGTGACGAAGACGCCGCGTGGCATGAACTACGATCACAACACCGGCGAGACGGACAACATCGCACTGCTGGCGCTGGCCCAGCGCTGGCCCGCCGAGACACGCACCAGTCTTCGCGCGCGTGCGCTGTATCAGGCCGACCGGTTGCACGATGCCGCGCTGCGTTCGCGGGGGGCGCTCACCGTCATCACCTCGCGCGATTCATTGGCGGCGTTTGCCGAACGCCGGCGTGGCGATCCGGCGCAGGTGGGCGCGCTGCTGGCCATCGAGGGACTGCACGCACTCGACGGCAAGCTCGAGAGCGTGGACGTGTTGTACGGCGCCGGTTATCGCATGATGGGACTCGTGCACTTCTTCGACAACGAAGTCGCGGGCAGTGCGCACGGGGTCACGCATGGCGGGCTCACCCCGCTCGGCCGCCAGGTCATCCAGCGCATGGAGGCGCTGGGCATCATCGTCGATCTGGCCCACTCCTCGCCGCAGACGATCACCGAAACCCTGGCGATGGCCACGCGCCCGGTGGTGGTGTCCCATACCGGTGTGGCGGCCACCTGCGCCGGTCCGCGAAATCTCACCGACGACCAGTTGCGCGCGATCGCCGCGAACGGTGGCCTGATCGGGATCGGCTACTGGGACGGCGCGGTGTGTGAACCCACGGTGGCCAACATCGTGAAAGCGATCCAGCACGCGGTGTCGGTGATGGGGGTGCAGCATGTGGCACTGGGCTCGGACTTCGACGGTGCCATCCGTGCACCGTTCGACACGCGTGGTGTCGTGCTGATCACGGCGGGATTGCTCGAGGCGGGGATGCCGGCCGCCGATGTGGCGCTCGTGATGGGACGAAACACCCTGGATTTCCTGCTCCGCAATCTGCCGCCGGCCCGCTGA
- a CDS encoding class I SAM-dependent methyltransferase: MGSDHFSTVSVDYAAYRPQYPISLFAALAGCAPERTLAWDCGCGSGQASVALAQYFDMVHATDVSAAQIAAATAHPRVRYHVAPAQASGLPTGSVSLVTVAQALHWFDVDAFHEEARRVLMPRGVIAEWTYALMETPAHPGVATAVNALDTAMRDWWPPERRHVDTRYADLPFPFERFAIGEHRMEAHWTLPQLLGYLGTWSAITRYRAAQGEDPLIACTEALQHAWPASPTVHVCWPLTVRVGRCPAGVVPTG; this comes from the coding sequence GTGGGCAGTGATCACTTCTCGACGGTGTCGGTCGACTATGCCGCATACCGTCCGCAGTATCCGATATCGTTGTTTGCGGCGCTGGCGGGCTGTGCACCGGAACGCACGTTGGCCTGGGACTGTGGGTGTGGATCAGGGCAGGCCAGCGTGGCGCTCGCGCAGTACTTCGACATGGTGCATGCCACCGATGTGAGCGCCGCGCAGATTGCCGCGGCCACGGCGCATCCGCGGGTGCGCTACCACGTCGCCCCTGCCCAGGCCAGTGGCCTGCCCACCGGCAGTGTCTCGCTGGTGACGGTGGCACAGGCACTGCACTGGTTCGACGTGGACGCGTTCCACGAGGAAGCGCGACGGGTGCTGATGCCCCGTGGCGTGATCGCCGAATGGACGTACGCGCTGATGGAGACACCGGCGCATCCCGGCGTGGCGACCGCGGTGAATGCGCTCGACACTGCCATGCGCGACTGGTGGCCGCCCGAGCGGCGGCATGTGGACACGCGGTATGCCGATCTGCCCTTTCCGTTCGAGCGTTTCGCCATCGGCGAACACCGGATGGAGGCGCACTGGACGCTGCCCCAGTTGCTGGGTTACCTCGGCACCTGGTCTGCCATCACGCGGTACCGGGCAGCGCAGGGCGAGGACCCTCTGATCGCCTGCACGGAGGCCTTGCAACACGCCTGGCCCGCGTCGCCCACCGTGCACGTCTGCTGGCCGTTGACGGTGCGGGTGGGAAGGTGCCCCGCGGGCGTGGTACCGACAGGGTGA
- a CDS encoding histidine phosphatase family protein, whose amino-acid sequence MREIMLMIVGRIGANGGRPAIAGPRRVLLVMTALVAALSAPAVMQAQPSLVILVRHGEKQAVPGSDPSLSEAGMARARALNEALAHTTPNAIVVTPYKRTQETAGEVTRRTGLTPVVVPVAGAHVKAVAEAVMKATGVVLVVGHSNTVPGIVTALGGPKLSDICDASYATMFVFTPARGGQPAQLVTASYGTPDAPGATTCAPTGGQ is encoded by the coding sequence ATGCGAGAGATCATGCTGATGATCGTGGGACGGATCGGCGCGAACGGCGGACGTCCGGCCATCGCGGGGCCGCGTCGCGTGCTGCTGGTGATGACGGCGCTGGTCGCCGCGCTGAGTGCACCGGCGGTGATGCAGGCGCAGCCGTCGCTGGTCATTCTCGTGCGGCATGGCGAGAAGCAGGCGGTGCCGGGCAGTGATCCATCGCTGAGCGAAGCGGGGATGGCGCGCGCCAGGGCGTTGAATGAAGCGCTGGCGCACACCACTCCCAACGCCATCGTGGTGACGCCGTACAAACGCACGCAGGAAACCGCCGGCGAGGTGACCCGCCGCACGGGTCTGACGCCGGTGGTGGTTCCCGTCGCGGGCGCGCATGTGAAGGCCGTGGCCGAGGCCGTGATGAAAGCCACGGGTGTGGTGCTGGTGGTGGGCCACAGCAACACGGTGCCCGGCATCGTCACGGCGCTGGGCGGGCCGAAGTTGTCCGATATCTGCGACGCCAGTTATGCGACGATGTTCGTCTTCACACCGGCCCGTGGCGGACAGCCCGCGCAACTCGTGACGGCGTCGTACGGCACACCCGATGCACCGGGCGCCACCACCTGCGCTCCCACCGGTGGGCAGTGA
- a CDS encoding putative quinol monooxygenase, with protein MRSFITIPEEPHLMYGLIGRMLAADGQRDALIALLLEGTDAMPGCVSYVVARDPADPNGIWITEVWETQEYHRASLQLPAVQATIAKARPLIAGFAERFETEPVSRP; from the coding sequence ATGCGGTCATTCATCACCATTCCCGAGGAGCCACACCTGATGTATGGACTGATCGGCAGGATGCTCGCCGCCGACGGGCAGCGAGACGCCCTCATCGCGCTGCTGCTCGAAGGCACCGACGCCATGCCCGGGTGCGTGAGTTATGTGGTCGCCCGCGATCCCGCCGACCCCAACGGCATCTGGATCACCGAAGTGTGGGAGACGCAGGAATATCACCGGGCTTCACTGCAACTCCCGGCCGTCCAGGCCACCATCGCGAAAGCGCGGCCGTTGATTGCCGGATTCGCGGAACGCTTCGAAACCGAACCCGTCTCGCGGCCCTGA
- a CDS encoding serine hydrolase domain-containing protein: protein MHPFSAVTRSGLAICATLLLAPLLPLPGTVASLRAQSSVAPPARFADPERLARIQRTVPRIDSLMRAFMDRNRVPGIAYGIVVDGQLLHVAAMGLREVPSRSPVDTSSVFRIASMTKSFTALAILQLRDAGKLSLDDPAEKYVPELRTLKYPTSDAPRITVRHLLSHSAGFPEDNPWGDQQLDRTDAELSQMIRQGIPFSNVPGVAYEYSNYGFAILGRIVVNVSGQPYATYIRDRVLRPLGMTSTTMQSRDVPATRLAHGYRLQDGQWLEEPPLPDGAFGSMGGMLTSSADLSRWVGLMLSAWPPRDGAESPVLKRSSLREMQQVWRFGGGNAAFNAQSNTLSMTSGGYGYGLRISQSCLFNHIVAHSGGLPGFGSQMRWLPEQGVGIVALGNLTYTGWGPPIDQAIELLAAAGGLTPRAVQPAPVLADMQAKATRLVQRWEQPLADSVAAMNLFRDESAPRRAAAIERVVNAAGGDCRPEGTMWAENALRGVWKLRCARGAVQVGITLAPTEPARIQQFTVIGIPADRQVGPPPVCRQ, encoded by the coding sequence ATGCACCCATTTTCTGCCGTCACGCGGTCCGGCCTCGCGATCTGCGCCACGCTTCTGCTCGCGCCCCTTCTCCCCCTTCCCGGAACCGTGGCTTCGCTGCGGGCCCAGTCCAGCGTCGCCCCACCCGCCCGCTTCGCCGACCCGGAGCGTCTGGCGCGTATCCAGCGCACGGTGCCCCGGATCGACAGCCTCATGCGGGCGTTCATGGACCGCAATCGTGTGCCCGGCATCGCGTATGGCATCGTCGTCGATGGACAGCTGCTGCACGTCGCGGCCATGGGACTGCGTGAAGTCCCCAGCCGTTCACCCGTGGACACCAGTTCGGTGTTCCGCATCGCGTCGATGACCAAGAGCTTCACGGCGCTGGCCATCCTGCAACTCCGCGATGCCGGCAAGCTGTCGCTCGACGACCCCGCCGAGAAATACGTACCCGAGTTGCGCACCCTGAAATACCCCACCAGCGATGCGCCGCGCATCACCGTGCGTCATCTGCTCTCCCACTCGGCGGGGTTTCCGGAGGACAACCCGTGGGGCGATCAGCAGCTCGATCGCACCGACGCCGAGCTGTCGCAGATGATCCGTCAGGGCATCCCGTTTTCGAATGTGCCCGGTGTGGCCTACGAGTACTCCAACTACGGGTTCGCGATTCTGGGTCGCATCGTCGTCAATGTCTCGGGGCAGCCCTATGCCACATACATCCGCGACAGGGTCCTGCGCCCACTCGGCATGACGTCCACCACGATGCAATCGCGTGACGTGCCGGCCACACGACTGGCGCACGGATACCGATTGCAGGACGGTCAGTGGCTCGAAGAGCCGCCGCTGCCCGATGGCGCGTTCGGCTCCATGGGCGGCATGCTCACGTCGAGCGCCGATCTCAGTCGCTGGGTGGGATTGATGCTGAGCGCCTGGCCGCCGCGCGATGGTGCGGAGTCTCCCGTGCTCAAGCGGTCATCGCTGCGCGAGATGCAGCAGGTCTGGCGCTTCGGCGGCGGCAACGCGGCCTTCAATGCGCAGAGCAACACGCTCAGCATGACCAGTGGCGGTTATGGCTACGGCCTGCGCATCTCGCAGAGCTGTCTCTTCAATCACATCGTCGCGCACTCCGGCGGATTGCCGGGATTCGGTTCACAGATGCGCTGGCTCCCCGAGCAGGGCGTGGGCATCGTCGCGCTGGGCAATCTCACATATACGGGATGGGGTCCGCCCATCGATCAGGCGATCGAACTGCTGGCGGCGGCCGGGGGTCTCACGCCTCGCGCGGTGCAGCCGGCCCCCGTTCTCGCCGACATGCAGGCCAAGGCCACACGTCTCGTGCAGCGCTGGGAACAGCCACTCGCCGACAGTGTGGCGGCGATGAATCTCTTCCGCGATGAATCGGCGCCCCGTCGTGCCGCGGCCATCGAGCGGGTGGTCAATGCCGCAGGCGGTGACTGCCGCCCTGAGGGCACGATGTGGGCCGAGAATGCGCTGCGGGGCGTGTGGAAGCTGCGCTGCGCCCGTGGCGCGGTTCAGGTGGGCATCACACTGGCTCCAACGGAACCGGCGCGCATCCAGCAGTTCACCGTGATCGGCATTCCGGCCGATCGGCAGGTGGGACCACCGCCCGTGTGTCGTCAGTAA
- a CDS encoding methylated-DNA--[protein]-cysteine S-methyltransferase, which produces MTPRSPSRPTSRPPRRSPADATRQPAAPSAEIVTRMRRLAEYIDAHADEALPLTRLAREAAMSPSHLQRSFTQVLGVSPKAYQSAQRLEQFKRRLREGDAVLDATFGAGYGSTSRVYEQVTGGLGMTPSAYRSGGAGEVITYAVRETAFGHLLMAATARGVCLVEFGDDTSTLIARLADEFPNATLEAAEDAAREPLDAWMLALDAHITRDGPRPELPLDLRGTAFQIKVWRFLLHVKPGEVVSYTELAAGIGHPRAVRAVGSACGANRIAVLVPCHRALRGDGSLGGYRWGLERKRALLDRERHARA; this is translated from the coding sequence ATGACTCCACGTTCCCCGTCGCGCCCGACCTCACGTCCGCCCCGTCGCTCACCGGCGGATGCCACGCGCCAACCCGCCGCGCCATCGGCGGAGATCGTCACGCGGATGCGGCGCCTCGCCGAGTACATCGACGCGCATGCGGATGAAGCATTGCCACTGACGCGCCTGGCTCGCGAGGCCGCGATGAGCCCGTCCCATCTGCAGCGATCGTTCACGCAGGTGCTTGGCGTGAGCCCCAAAGCCTATCAGTCGGCGCAGCGCCTCGAGCAGTTCAAGCGGCGTCTGCGTGAAGGTGACGCGGTACTCGACGCCACGTTCGGGGCGGGTTACGGCAGCACGAGCCGGGTGTACGAACAGGTGACGGGTGGTCTGGGGATGACCCCGTCGGCGTATCGCAGCGGCGGCGCGGGTGAGGTCATCACCTATGCGGTGCGTGAGACCGCGTTCGGGCATCTGCTGATGGCCGCGACCGCACGTGGCGTCTGCCTCGTGGAATTCGGAGATGACACGTCCACGCTCATCGCGCGTCTCGCCGACGAGTTCCCGAACGCCACGCTGGAAGCGGCAGAAGACGCGGCCCGTGAACCGCTCGATGCCTGGATGCTGGCCCTCGATGCGCACATCACGCGGGACGGCCCGCGCCCCGAGTTGCCGCTGGATCTCCGGGGGACGGCGTTCCAGATCAAAGTCTGGCGCTTCCTGCTGCACGTGAAGCCGGGTGAGGTGGTGAGTTACACCGAACTGGCCGCCGGCATCGGACATCCCCGGGCCGTCAGAGCCGTGGGATCGGCGTGTGGCGCCAATCGCATTGCGGTGCTCGTCCCCTGTCATCGGGCGCTGCGTGGTGATGGGTCGCTGGGTGGATATCGGTGGGGACTGGAACGCAAACGCGCCCTGCTCGATCGCGAACGCCACGCGCGCGCGTAG
- a CDS encoding amidase has protein sequence MSGSVPQSEAGDPRIIDRRRFMTAAGVTTLAAMAGVSCVGDPSPDETTGSDTSRRAAGGDAASTVFAFDEATIASLQEQMQRGTLTSKALTEAYLARIAAIDAAGPTLRAVLETNPDALSIAAERDAERKAGKVRGPLHGIPVLVKDNLDTGDRMQTTAGSLALVGTPAAQDAHVVARLREAGAVLIGKTNLSEWANFRSSHSSSGWSGRGGQTRHPYVLDRNPCGSSSGTGSAIAANLATVGIGTETDGSIICPSSICGLVGLKPTVGLVSRTGIIPISVTQDTAGPMTRTVADAAALLQVIAGRDERDAATSGAPATLPDYSAGLTPTALQGARIGVARNLAGFNAAADAAFNTALDALRAAGAVLVDPANVPSVGKYDDAEFTVLLYEFKDGLNRYLAARGATVPYHTLADLIAYNRENSAREMPWFAQEIFEQAEAKGPITDAAYRSALEVCRRQARDLGLDAVFREHRLDALVAPSNAPSWVTDHVNGDKYSGGNSSVAAVAGYPSLTVPMGYVHGLPLGISFIGLAWSEARLLGYGFAFEQQTKARQTPKFLRTLE, from the coding sequence ATGTCCGGGAGTGTGCCTCAAAGCGAGGCCGGCGATCCCCGTATCATCGATCGACGCCGTTTCATGACGGCGGCCGGTGTGACGACGCTGGCTGCCATGGCGGGTGTGAGTTGTGTCGGTGACCCGTCGCCCGATGAGACGACGGGCTCCGACACGTCACGTCGTGCGGCAGGCGGCGATGCCGCATCGACGGTATTCGCCTTCGACGAAGCCACGATCGCTTCGTTGCAGGAACAGATGCAGCGGGGCACGCTCACATCGAAAGCCCTCACCGAAGCGTATCTCGCACGCATTGCGGCCATCGATGCCGCCGGCCCCACACTGCGCGCCGTGCTGGAAACCAATCCCGATGCGCTCTCCATTGCCGCCGAACGTGATGCCGAGCGCAAGGCGGGAAAGGTGCGGGGACCCTTGCACGGCATTCCGGTGCTGGTGAAGGACAATCTGGATACCGGCGACCGGATGCAGACCACCGCCGGATCGCTGGCGCTGGTGGGCACACCGGCCGCGCAGGATGCGCATGTGGTGGCACGACTGCGTGAGGCCGGCGCGGTGCTCATCGGCAAGACGAATCTCAGCGAGTGGGCCAACTTCCGTTCCTCGCATTCGTCGAGCGGCTGGAGTGGACGTGGCGGACAGACGCGTCATCCCTATGTGCTCGATCGCAATCCGTGCGGGTCGAGTTCGGGCACCGGTTCGGCCATCGCCGCCAACCTTGCGACCGTGGGCATCGGCACCGAAACCGATGGGTCGATCATCTGCCCGAGTTCGATCTGCGGACTGGTGGGACTCAAGCCCACCGTTGGTCTCGTGAGTCGCACCGGCATCATCCCCATCTCGGTCACGCAGGATACCGCGGGTCCGATGACTCGCACCGTCGCCGATGCGGCCGCGCTGTTGCAGGTGATTGCCGGTCGTGACGAGCGGGATGCCGCCACCAGCGGGGCACCAGCCACGCTTCCCGACTACAGCGCCGGTCTCACACCCACCGCGCTGCAGGGCGCCCGCATCGGCGTGGCGCGCAATCTCGCCGGCTTCAATGCCGCCGCCGACGCGGCGTTCAACACCGCCCTCGACGCGTTGCGTGCGGCGGGTGCCGTGCTGGTGGATCCCGCGAACGTGCCCAGCGTGGGCAAGTACGACGATGCCGAATTCACCGTCCTGCTGTACGAGTTCAAGGATGGACTCAACCGGTATCTCGCGGCGCGTGGCGCGACGGTACCGTACCACACGCTGGCCGATCTGATCGCGTACAATCGCGAGAACAGTGCCCGCGAGATGCCCTGGTTCGCGCAGGAGATTTTCGAGCAGGCCGAGGCCAAGGGGCCGATCACCGATGCGGCCTATCGCAGTGCGCTGGAGGTGTGCCGCCGGCAGGCGAGGGATCTCGGACTCGACGCCGTGTTCCGTGAACATCGACTCGATGCCCTGGTGGCGCCGTCGAACGCTCCGTCGTGGGTGACCGACCATGTGAACGGCGACAAATACAGCGGCGGCAATTCGTCGGTGGCTGCGGTGGCCGGATATCCCTCGCTCACGGTGCCCATGGGGTATGTGCACGGACTCCCACTCGGCATCAGCTTCATCGGACTCGCGTGGAGCGAGGCCCGGTTGCTGGGTTACGGATTCGCCTTCGAACAGCAGACCAAGGCGCGGCAGACGCCAAAGTTCCTGAGGACGCTGGAATGA